The sequence CAATTTTAAGTGGAGCTTTAAAACCAAAATTAATTTGAGTTCCTATTTTTTAAATTTTTAGTTAATAAAAAATATctatatacagatatagtTAAAATAAAATATACAGCTAAAAAAAACCTCTAAAAGGGTCGTAGATTGTATTAATAAAAAAAGCTGAAGGAAATAATAAACCGTAATTAAAAAAATCTGAATCTAAAATTTTATATAAATTTTTTTTTATTCCACCACCTCTAGCTCTACATGTAATAATTCCTAAATTATTCCTACCGAAAgcttttttgtttttttatTATTAGATATTTAATTCTATATTTTTTAATTTTTATAAACATTATTGTTGTCATTAATTAAAAAAAATTATTAAACaaaaataaatatatatttaaaAGAAAGTAATTTAAAACAAGTAAGTTGATTAATTTTTACAAAATTTACTTGTTGATTTTTTTTTGTAAATTTAAAATATACTAAATTATTTTTAGTTAAATTTAAACATAAAAAATTTGTGTATTTAAAATTCCATTTAATTGCATCTGCAATTTTAAATAATTTTTTAAAATTAATTAAATATTTATATTAGTATTTACATTTATAATATAAATATTAGTTCGTTTATTTAAATATAAATATTTTAAAATTAAAAATAATGTTTTTTTAATTAAAGGGTTAAATAAACGCTTTGTATTTAAACCAAAAGCAATAGAACCGCTTTTATGTAAAATAGATTTTTTAGATCCTACTCTAGCTTTACCTGATCCTTTTTGTTGACGTAATTTTTTTATTACTATAAGTACTAAAAGCTTTAAGTTTTGTGTTACTGATTTTAAAATTTTTAATAATATTTAATTCATTAAGTAAATTTAAACTTAAAAATTTAACTATTTCTAAAAAAGTATTATTATATAAAAACCAATATTCAATTATAAATTTATAATTTCTAATATAAATTTGTCAGTTATCTCATAATCTAATCGGAAAAGTTAAAAAAATATTTATCATTTAAGTAGTAAATTAAATATAATTTAATTAATATATTAATTTCGGAACGATAGGATTTGAACCTATGACTTTCTATTCCCAAAATAGAAGCGCTACCTAACTACGCCACATTCCGATTATGCTTTTAAAGGAAATCGAATCCTTATCTCTTTTATGAAAAAAAAGTATCCTTACCTTTTAGACGATAAAAGCTATTTATTAATAATAATATTATTATAAGGTTGTTAGCTTAATGGTATAGTATTCGGCTTTTAACCGAAAGAATCTGGGTTCGATTCCCAGACAACCTAAATTTTATaatatataaatatttaATACGGAATTAATGAGACTTGAACTCACATCTATTATCATGACAAGATAAAATTTTAACCATTTAAACTATAATTCCTAAATAGATATTTATTTAGAAAAAAAGGGATTCGAACCCTTGATATAATTTTAATAATTATATACCAAACTAGCAAATTGGTGCTTTAAACCTCTCAGCCACTTTTCTTTAAAATATTCTAAATGAATTGAACCGGATTTGAACCGATGAAGATATAATTCTATAGATTTACAGTCTATTTCTATTGACCACTCAGACATCAATTCATTAAAAAAACTTAATATACTTGAAAAGATTCGAACTTTCGTTTTATTATGAGTTATGAGCTCATTGCTTTTGCCCACTCAGCCACAAGTATATAAATAAGGAAGAAGGGACTCGAACCCTCAAAACTTTTTTAAAGTTTACAGATTTTCATATTTATATTATAATTATTAATATTTATATAAACTCTATATTAATATTAATTAATTTATTTTTAAGAGTCTTTTGATtattatacatatatcttATAATACAAAAATTTTATAAATTTTTTATAGTTTACCAAAAAAAATAAAGATAAAATTTTTATCTCTAAATAAATAAAGTCCGCTGTGTTTACCTATTTCACCACATCCTTATATATAATATTAAATTTAAAAATGATACTCAGATTTGAACTGAGATTTGAAGAATTTGCAGTTCTTTATTTTACCTAATTAAATTATATCATTTATGGTAAATGACAAGAATCGAACTTGCTAAAGTTGGAATCACAATCCAATGTTAAAACCATTTAACTTCATTTACCTATTAAATTAAAATTTATAATAATTTTTAACTAAAGTCTCATTAAAAgaaataaataaatataatTTAAAATAAAATTCTTTTTGTAATTTAAATTTTAAATATTCTACACATAAAttataaatatataaattATATTTATTATAATATCTAAAAAATAAATTAATCCTACAAATTAAAAGAATAGTAGATTTTTTAGGATTTATATAAATCAAATCTTTTTCTGTTAAAAGAAAATTAGGATTTTTAATTAAAATAGAATTAATAAAAATAAATCCATGAGTAATTAATTGTTTAGCTTGATTTATAGATTTTGCAAATCCTATTCTAAATAAAGTAGCATCTAAACGTAATTCAATAATTTGAACCAAATTAAAAACTTTTAATAATTTAATATATTTAAAATATTTTTTAATTTGATTTTCTTTAAGCCCATAATTATACTTTAATTTTTGTTTTTCTAGTAATTTAGTTAAAAAAGCAGACAATTTTCCTTTTTTCGTAAACACTAATTCTTTTTTTAATAGTTTAGTACAAAAACCAGGTAAAAAAGTAAGCTTAAAATATTGTAATTTTTTAAGTTTTGCTTTAAAAGTTTTTTCCATTTTCATCAAAATTTTATTATAtttaaaaaaaaaaaatcaaCTGATAAAGGGATTCGAACCCATAACCTCCTGATTACAAATCAGCGGCTCTACCGTTGAGCTACATCAGCAAAAAAAATTTATCCTCGAATTATTAGCAAAAATTTGCTAAAAATATTACTATTCTTACACAATTTTTCTTTTTAATAAATGTTCTATTTAAATTCTTACTCATTTATATGAATAGAATATTAATCTTAAAGTTTTTTCCTACTTATATGCTTTCAGTAGTTATTTTTATTAAACTTAGCTATTCAGTAAAATACTTTTGATAAAATAACTGAACTACTATAGGTTTAATTTCCTTGGTCCTCTCGTACTAAAGGAAATACTTTACAATATTCTTACGTTTACATCGGATACGGACCGAACTGTCTCACGACGTTCTGAACCCAGCTCACGTGCCGCTTTAATGGGCGAACAGACCAACCCTTGAGACCTGCTACAGCCTCAGGATGCGACGAGCCGACATCGAGGTGCCAAACCTCCCCGTCAATATGGACTATCGGGAGAGATCAGCCTGTTATCCCTAGAGTAACTTTTATCCGTTAAGCGGCAACCCTACCACTTAGATTTGCCGGATCATTAAGACCGACTTTCGTCCTTGTTTAAGTAGTTACTCTCACAATCAAGCCTTTTTAATATTCAACCTTTACATTTATTAATTTTAATATTTTATTATTATTAAAATAAAAGACCTTTGTGCACCTCCGTTACTCTTTAGGAGGCAACCGCCCCAGTCAAACTACCTTTTTGAAATTTTTATATAATATGATAAAAAAATTATAGTTAGAAATTAAAGTTTATAAAAGTGGTGTTTCATTGATAGTAATAACTAACTTCCCACTTACACTATTTAAATAAAATTTAATTTCAATATCAAATTGCAGTAAAGCTTCATAGGGTCTTTCTGTCCTGATGTAAAA is a genomic window of Besnoitia besnoiti strain Bb-Ger1 chromosome Unknown contig00025, whole genome shotgun sequence containing:
- a CDS encoding ribosomal protein S4 (encoded by transcript BESB_042700), with the protein product MEKTFKAKLKKLQYFKLTFLPGFCTKLLKKELVFTKKGKLSAFLTKLLEKQKLKYNYGLKENQIKKYFKYIKLLKVFNLVQIIELRLDATLFRIGFAKSINQAKQLITHGFIFINSILIKNPNFLLTEKDLIYINPKKSTILLICRINLFFRYYNKYNLYIYNLCVEYLKFKLQKEFYFKLYLFISFNETLVKNYYKF
- a CDS encoding uncharacterized protein (encoded by transcript BESB_042710), whose amino-acid sequence is MLSVVIFIKLSYSDATSRHRGAKPPRQYGLSGEISLLSLDLYLYKHFYFTEIFLKTVFKSLHLSCGSELTRQ